The DNA sequence ATCATGCTATACTGAGTCCACGTTAACGTAGCGGACCAGAATGGCTCGAACCACTAGAGCATTGGGGTTTTCAGTAACCACCAGGAGATCCTTATGAAAAATGTCGATCCTCAAAAGCATAATTACTCACGACCTCAAGACTGGTCGCCGCAGAACCTGAGTGGTGTTCAACCGCTGACGGCTGCCGACGTTGGAATCGAGGAACGTGTGGCGTTCATTCGCAAGGTGTACGCGCTCTTCTTTGCGGCGATACTGTTCGCTGTTGGGGGCGTCTTGCTCGGATTCGCCTTCCCTCCACTGATGACCGTAGCGATAGAGCACCCGTGGATCATGCTGTTCTTGATGATCGGTGGCGTTATGGGCGCGCAGGCTGTACGCCACGTGCCCGGCGTAAACCTATTCGCGTTGTTTGGATTCACGACTCTCACGGGCGTGATCATTTCCCCTCTGCTCTACATCGTAAGCCAGAGCAACCCCGACTCGATACTTCAAGCTGGGGGGCTGACGGTGGGCATCTTTGGCGGGCTGACCGCGTACGTGTTTGTTTCGAACCGCGATTTCAGTTTTCTGCGGGGAATGGTGACGGTAGGGCTGATCGTGGTCGTGCTTGCAGGCTTGTTCAACGTGCTTTTTGTTGGCTCGCTCGGGCTCGGGTTTGCGCTAGCCGTGGCGACGCTCCTGCTGTTCGCCGGCTTCGTATTGTATGACACATCGAACATCATCCGGCGCTATCCAACCAATGAATACGTGGCCGGGGCTTTGGCGCTCTATCTGGACGCGCTCAATATCTTCCTCGCGTTGCTTCGGATACTGAACAGGCGGTGACGTAGGTTCAGAGTTCAAGCTTCAGCTTGCCTGACCTCGGAAGCGCAACCTAAAGGTTGAACTCTGAACTTACCCAGAACTTACTTCGCCCACGCCATTCCGTCGGGTTCTCTACCGGGCTCGATCGTTCCCGCTATTGTGAGATCTTCAAGATTGATTAGGGTAACTTTATTGGCCTGGGTCGAAGCCACAAAGGCGCGACGCCCGTCGGGCTGCATTAGAATACCCACAGGGACGGCGCCGACTTGAATGCGCTTGAGCTCCTTGCGCGTAGCCGCCTCGAACACGACCACTTCCCCTCCCTGTGCATCGGAGATCAGAACGCGCTTTCCGTCAGGCGTGAACTTCACTCTAATCGGCGAGCGCCCTACCTTGATCGTTTCCTTAACCTTGTCAGTGGCTGTGTCGATAATCGACAGGCCGCCGTCGCCGCGATGCGAGACCCACACCTCGCGATCATCGGGCGAGAGGTCAATTCCTTCGGGTCCCTTGCCAACGGCGATCTGCGTGATCTTTGCCGGGCCTGGACCCTTTACGATCTCGATTGCGCTGATCGTGTCCGACCCAATGTTAGCGGTGTAGATCTTGCCTGAAGTGCGCGCGACGATGACCATATGAGTGCCGGTCTGCCCAGTGCCCATCGTCCAGTCGACGCGGCCCGCAACGGGATCGTATCGCGCCACGGCCCGGCTTCCTTCGATCGTAAAGTAGATCTTGCCGTTCGACTCGGTGATCCCATGCGGCCGCAACAGCGCGCCCAGATCGACTCGCTTGACCTCCTTGGCGCCGGCGATATCGATGACCGAGATCGAGTTGCCCGGACGTTCAGCGGTGCCGTAGTTCGAGACGAAAGCAAAGCGCCCGTCGGCAGAAGCCGCGACCTCGTGTGGAGCTTCGCCCGTCGGCACACGCGCGAGCACCTTAAGAGTTGCCGGATCGATAATAGCAAGTGTGCTCTCGGATTTGTTCAACACGAGCAGCGCGCCCTGGTCCGATCGCGACGCGCGCGCCAGACTCAGTGAACCAATTAACGCCGCGCATCCAAGTAGCGCGATCACCGCAGTGCGAGTCGAGCTCGAAAAGGTCCTCATTTCAGTAGCCTCCGGCGAGACAGCTTAGGTTATGAACTGGTGGATCGCAAGGGGATCGCAAGGGATCAAAAGGATTCTGGGTTTGAATCGATCCGAAGAGAATTCCCGACTTTTCGCGTTCGCCGAACCTCAAAGTGATGAACGCGCGATGGCTGATTCGTCAGTGTTCAAACTGATAAGGACCTTTGAGGATTCATCCTCCTCCGGCCGGTTTTCGTTGAGCCGGTTACTTAAGCTGAGGCCGCGGCTATGGCAGACCACCATCCCACTCACGCCACCGATGGTCGCGGCCCCAGCATTTTGCCCTTCACCGATTCCCTTCCCAGGCATCAGAGTCGGTAGACTCCAAATGTACCGTAGACTGTCCAGTCTGCGGATGCGGCCTCGCAGTCTGAATTCTTGCCAGTCACGGAGCACTTTCCCAGCCCGCCGAGCTTCTAACATTATTCATGCTTCTTGCGGCCAAAGCATCAGGCTGCGACACTCAGAATCAGTGGGCTCCCAAGTGTTCGAAGGGCGTAGCGTAAGGCAGCCGCGATGCAACCCTGGCTGCACAAGTAGCCCCTGCGGAGGAGGCACAAGCCATGATCACGAATCGCAGACCAATTCTCCGAGCCTTCCTCGCGGCATTTGCTGCTCTCGGCTGGCTGTCGATTCCTTTCCTACCTCGGCAAACAACGCAGGCGGCTATTGGCCTGCCGCCGCTTGAAGGCGCTCGATACAGAATCGACGCCACACAGAGCCGCTTCATCGTGCGAGCCTTCGCTGGAGGATTGTTCTCCGCGTTCGCTCACGATCACACGATCGCGATTCGCGAGATCGGCGGCGAGGCCGACTTCACTTATGGAACGGTCGAGCCGGCTTCCCTTCGAATAACCATCAAGGCTGACTCGCTTGCGGTGACAGATAAGATCAGCGCGAGCGACAAGCAAAAGATCGAGGGCACCATGCGCGACGAGGTGCTCGAAGTATCAAAGTATCCGGAGATCACCTTCAAGAGCAGCGGTGTCGGCGCGACGAAGACCGGAGAAGCACAGTATCAAGCGCGAATCTCCGGCGACCTCACGCTTCACGGCGTGACGCGGCCTTTGACGATAAGCGCACAACTGGAATTTGGCGACAAGACTCTGCGCGCGAAAGGCGCTTTTGCGTTGAAGCAATCGAGCTTCGGGATCAAGCCGGTATCGGTCGCCGGCGGGACGATCAAGGTTAAGGACGAGCTGAAATTCACATTTGAGATCGTGGCGCACCTGTGATGGTGATCCGAGATGCCGGCTGGTTCGTGTCACACGAGCCTCATAACTCGTGAGCGGCAGAATTGGTCATTCGAAGTGATTGAGATGAAGCGGGCTTACCTTGATGGATTCGGCTATTCGCCGCGGGCGAGTCTGCCGAGCGCGCCGCCCGGATGCCAGCGCGCGTACTGCTCGCGGGTCAAACCTTTGTGCGCCTCAAGCGCCACCGAAAGCGAACAAAGAACGTAGATTTTCGCCAGAATGCTCGCCCGAGGAACGAGGTTCAGCTCGCCGCCTTCGTTCTCGACGCCCGCATCCAGCAGCACGTCTGCAATACGCGCAAGTTTCGATTCGCGATTCCCAGAGACGGCAATGATCTTTATGCCGGACTCGCGCAACGTCTCTGTTGCCGATAGCAACTCGGGTGTCGAGCCGCTGTTGGAGATCGCGATGGCGATGTCGTTTGGGCACACCTGGCCGGCCGAGCCGTGAATGCATTCAGTAGCGTGCAGAAAGTAAGCCGGCGTTCCCGTGCTCGAAAGAAGCGAGGCAACATAGCGCGCGATGTGCTCGCTCTTGCCAATGCCGGTGACGTGAACCCGGCCGCCGCGCGACTCGCAATCGAGAATGAGATCAGCGGCGCGCTCGATGGCTTCAACCTCGGCGCGCGTTCTGAGCGCGCTAAGCTCGTCAATCACCAGGTCAAAGAATGTTTCAACCGCATCGGCGGGACTCTTCTGTTCGCCGGCGTTCGCAGCGTTCCCCTCAACGCTCTCGTCAACCCTCTGAACTGGGCTTTCGCCCGAGATAAGATTGGCGTCTCCGAGGGTGGCTTGCGGCGCCAAGCTTATGACGGAATCGGCAAGCTCCTCCAAGCCGGACGCTTCCACGGCTACAACCTGAAATGGTTTCTGGTCTCGACTGGTTGCCATCGGGAATTCCTCTTCGAGCGGCTTGATAGAATATTGCCCACCGGGGATTGAGTCAAGCAACGAGGGCGAAGAGCAAGAAGCGAAGGGCAAGGGCAAAGGGGAAAAGGGAAAAGGGAAAAGGGCAACTCTTTTTTCTTCACGCTTTGCCCTTGGCCCTTTGCCCTTGGCCCTTGGCTCTCACAGAATCTCGCGCTCGTTGCCGACGCGGCGAGTTATGCGCTCTCGATCAAGATACTCAAGCAGCGGGATCGCGTGCTTGCGCGTCAGACCGCCGCCGATCTTCTTGAATACCGATACATCGATCTTCGGATTGATCGGCTTCTGCGCTCGCACACGCGATTTCAAAGCGTCAATCGCATCGACATGAAAAACGAACTCCCCGATGCGCATCACGCGGCGCTCGGCGGCAAGCAGGTTGTAGAGCTTTCGTGCAAGCTCAGTGGCAATACCCGCGCTTGCAGCGGTTTCTTCAAGCGTTCCCGGTTGCAGACCAGACGCCTTAAAAGCCGCTTCCAGAGCCTTCTTGGCAGACTCGTCCGAGTCGGTGAGCGCCGGGTGGTGCGAGGCCAGCCGAAGCGCGTCTCGCTCGGCGGCGACTTTGCCTTCGTCGGCGAGCCGGGCTACGACTGCGCGAAAAATCTCGGGTCGAACCTGCCCGAATACCCGATCTCGCACTTCTTCGCGGCCGAGGCCCAGCGAAAGCGGCTCGCGGCGATGATGTTCGCCAAGCATCTCCATCACTCCAGTTGCAAGCTCGCGATAGCTCTCGCCTGAAATTAGAACGAGCGGCGCGCCGGTGACTTCCAGAACGCGGCCCATTCGAATCAACTCGCCTTTTGTCGCGGCAATCTGTTCGTCGCTAGCTCCGATGCGCGCGGCGATGTCGGCTTGAGTCATCGCATTGATGCCCGCCATCTCGATGAAAACTGCCATGCGCTCAGAAAGATCCGCCTGTTCAAGCTGCTCGAGCCGGCCGCGAGCCGCAACGTCGCGTAAGCGATGTTTCTGGGGAAGGGCGTCGATGATCACGCCGCCTCCGATGGTCACTTGCGGCGAATAGCTTCTTATGATGAAGCGGTCCCCCGGCAGAGCGGTCATAGATTCCTCGAGTCGGAGCTGAACGATCGCGCTTCCGCCCGGTTGAATGGAATCCCGTTCAGGGTTCGGGGTTCCGGGTTTGGGGTTCCGGGATTCAAACCGTGAACCCTGAACCCCGAACTCGGAACCGCGAAGTATTACTACCCGAGCCATGACTTCCGCCGTGCCATGGTGCAGGCGCACCCGTGCTCGTTGCCTGAGCGGCCGCGGCGCCGAGGGCAGCAGCTCGAGCCGCGCGTCTACCATCGAAGCCGCTCGCAGCCTCCCCGCCGGAGCGAGAACACTTCCGCGCTGGACTTGTTCGACGGTCACACCTTGCAAGTTGATCGCGGTGCGCTGGCCGGCAAGCGCGCGTTCGGAGTCCTGACCGTGCACCTGAACATTGCGCACACGCGCCTTCACACCCGTAGGCATTATTTCGAGCTCATCGCCGACAGCGATCTCACCGGCGATAAGACTGCCAGTCACCACAGTTCCAAATCCTTTGATTGAAAACGCTCGGTCCACCGGCAGCCGCGGCACAGCCGAAGCGGTCTTCGGTTCGACGCGCGCGGCGAGATCAGTCAGGACTTCTTTCAACTCTTCGATGCCCGCGCCTGTGCGAGAGCTGACGGCCTTGATCGGAGCGTCTTCGAGAAACGACCCGCGAACGAAATCTTCGACCTCGGCGCGCGCGAGTTCGAGCAGTTCCTGGTCGACCATATCTGATTTGGTTAACGCAACCAGTCCCGACTTAACGTGAAGCAAACGGCAGATGTCGAAGTGCTCGCGCGTCTGCGGCATAACTGATTCGTCGGCCGCGACGACGAGCATCACCAGATCGATCCCGTGCGCGCCGGCGAGCATGTTCTTGACGAAGCGCTCGTGACCGGGCACGTCAACAAAACCGAATCTGAAATCCCCAATCGCAAGATCGGCGAATCCGATGTCGATAGTGATGCCTCGCTGCTTTTCCTCTTTGAGCCGGTCGGCGTCGATGCCGGTCAGCGCTTTGACCAGCGCAGTCTTGCCGTGGTCAATGTGGCCGGCGGTGCCGACGATGATGTGCTTCATGGCGCTTGCTCTGGGGTGAAGATACAAGACGCGTCTTTCAGGAGT is a window from the Acidobacteriota bacterium genome containing:
- a CDS encoding Bax inhibitor-1/YccA family protein; its protein translation is MKNVDPQKHNYSRPQDWSPQNLSGVQPLTAADVGIEERVAFIRKVYALFFAAILFAVGGVLLGFAFPPLMTVAIEHPWIMLFLMIGGVMGAQAVRHVPGVNLFALFGFTTLTGVIISPLLYIVSQSNPDSILQAGGLTVGIFGGLTAYVFVSNRDFSFLRGMVTVGLIVVVLAGLFNVLFVGSLGLGFALAVATLLLFAGFVLYDTSNIIRRYPTNEYVAGALALYLDALNIFLALLRILNRR
- a CDS encoding cytochrome D1 domain-containing protein, which encodes MRTFSSSTRTAVIALLGCAALIGSLSLARASRSDQGALLVLNKSESTLAIIDPATLKVLARVPTGEAPHEVAASADGRFAFVSNYGTAERPGNSISVIDIAGAKEVKRVDLGALLRPHGITESNGKIYFTIEGSRAVARYDPVAGRVDWTMGTGQTGTHMVIVARTSGKIYTANIGSDTISAIEIVKGPGPAKITQIAVGKGPEGIDLSPDDREVWVSHRGDGGLSIIDTATDKVKETIKVGRSPIRVKFTPDGKRVLISDAQGGEVVVFEAATRKELKRIQVGAVPVGILMQPDGRRAFVASTQANKVTLINLEDLTIAGTIEPGREPDGMAWAK
- a CDS encoding YceI family protein — encoded protein: MITNRRPILRAFLAAFAALGWLSIPFLPRQTTQAAIGLPPLEGARYRIDATQSRFIVRAFAGGLFSAFAHDHTIAIREIGGEADFTYGTVEPASLRITIKADSLAVTDKISASDKQKIEGTMRDEVLEVSKYPEITFKSSGVGATKTGEAQYQARISGDLTLHGVTRPLTISAQLEFGDKTLRAKGAFALKQSSFGIKPVSVAGGTIKVKDELKFTFEIVAHL
- a CDS encoding SIS domain-containing protein, whose protein sequence is MATSRDQKPFQVVAVEASGLEELADSVISLAPQATLGDANLISGESPVQRVDESVEGNAANAGEQKSPADAVETFFDLVIDELSALRTRAEVEAIERAADLILDCESRGGRVHVTGIGKSEHIARYVASLLSSTGTPAYFLHATECIHGSAGQVCPNDIAIAISNSGSTPELLSATETLRESGIKIIAVSGNRESKLARIADVLLDAGVENEGGELNLVPRASILAKIYVLCSLSVALEAHKGLTREQYARWHPGGALGRLARGE
- the selB gene encoding selenocysteine-specific translation elongation factor; the encoded protein is MKHIIVGTAGHIDHGKTALVKALTGIDADRLKEEKQRGITIDIGFADLAIGDFRFGFVDVPGHERFVKNMLAGAHGIDLVMLVVAADESVMPQTREHFDICRLLHVKSGLVALTKSDMVDQELLELARAEVEDFVRGSFLEDAPIKAVSSRTGAGIEELKEVLTDLAARVEPKTASAVPRLPVDRAFSIKGFGTVVTGSLIAGEIAVGDELEIMPTGVKARVRNVQVHGQDSERALAGQRTAINLQGVTVEQVQRGSVLAPAGRLRAASMVDARLELLPSAPRPLRQRARVRLHHGTAEVMARVVILRGSEFGVQGSRFESRNPKPGTPNPERDSIQPGGSAIVQLRLEESMTALPGDRFIIRSYSPQVTIGGGVIIDALPQKHRLRDVAARGRLEQLEQADLSERMAVFIEMAGINAMTQADIAARIGASDEQIAATKGELIRMGRVLEVTGAPLVLISGESYRELATGVMEMLGEHHRREPLSLGLGREEVRDRVFGQVRPEIFRAVVARLADEGKVAAERDALRLASHHPALTDSDESAKKALEAAFKASGLQPGTLEETAASAGIATELARKLYNLLAAERRVMRIGEFVFHVDAIDALKSRVRAQKPINPKIDVSVFKKIGGGLTRKHAIPLLEYLDRERITRRVGNEREIL